In one window of Anaerobacillus alkaliphilus DNA:
- a CDS encoding SCO family protein, whose product MIGSKHNRIALVVVLLFGCILYYVGTDGFRAFTAETARFNQLMKTQPQFPDVTFVDSNERVYSFSEFENKHVFITFMYTACTTVCWQLESNMGHVYDRIPKQYLSEDIVFLSISFDPERDDPATLDQYKDYFGSDGETWRMATIPDQAELDNLLKEFGVIVIPNGNGDFMHNSAFYLVNRQGTLTSIMDFTNIEDAVSTVSSILESDKGE is encoded by the coding sequence ATGATAGGAAGTAAGCATAACAGAATTGCTCTCGTTGTCGTTTTATTATTTGGGTGTATCTTATACTATGTAGGAACGGATGGATTTCGGGCATTTACGGCAGAAACCGCAAGATTTAATCAATTAATGAAAACACAACCACAATTCCCAGATGTAACATTTGTGGATAGTAATGAAAGAGTTTACTCTTTTTCTGAATTCGAAAATAAACATGTATTTATTACATTTATGTATACAGCTTGTACAACAGTCTGCTGGCAACTAGAATCGAACATGGGACACGTCTACGACCGTATTCCTAAACAATATCTTAGTGAAGACATCGTCTTTTTAAGTATAAGTTTTGATCCAGAGAGAGACGATCCTGCTACGTTAGATCAATATAAAGACTACTTTGGTAGTGATGGTGAGACATGGAGGATGGCAACAATTCCAGACCAAGCTGAATTAGATAATCTTTTAAAAGAATTCGGGGTCATCGTCATCCCTAATGGGAATGGAGATTTTATGCATAATTCGGCATTCTATTTGGTCAATCGACAAGGGACGCTAACAAGCATTATGGACTTTACAAACATAGAAGATGCTGTGAGTACGGTTAGTAGTATTCTTGAAAGCGATAAGGGGGAGTAG
- the cyoE gene encoding heme o synthase, producing the protein MNKQVILTQQVAEKQNVLTLIADLKSLVKFPVLIANVLPVFTGFWLALYFSNASFQDYFSLFLLTITGSTLVIAGALVINNWYDVDIDSVMARTMKRPTVTGTISLKMVLMLGIILTSVGFILLLFTTIEATIYAFIGWFTYVVLYTMWSKRKYTLNTVIGSVSGAVTPFIGWTAVASGNHMVPILLFSILFIWQMPHTFAIAMRKYEEYKAAGVAMLPVVRGFTMTKRQIIVYVACLLPLPFYFIEFSLTFVIIATILTLAWLGLSIYGLFTKDDQKYAYISFLYSVNYITILFLLLVIVTLPVFR; encoded by the coding sequence ATGAATAAACAAGTAATTCTTACTCAACAAGTAGCAGAGAAGCAAAATGTTCTGACTTTGATTGCGGATCTAAAGTCATTAGTAAAGTTTCCTGTCTTAATTGCGAATGTTCTCCCTGTTTTTACGGGATTTTGGTTAGCGTTGTATTTTTCTAATGCCTCCTTTCAAGACTACTTTTCTCTGTTTTTGTTAACTATTACGGGAAGTACATTGGTTATAGCTGGAGCACTTGTTATAAACAATTGGTACGATGTTGATATTGACTCGGTCATGGCAAGAACGATGAAACGACCGACGGTAACAGGAACTATTTCTTTAAAAATGGTATTAATGTTGGGAATTATTCTTACTTCGGTCGGATTTATCCTCTTACTATTTACTACTATAGAAGCAACGATTTATGCATTTATTGGTTGGTTTACGTATGTGGTTTTATACACAATGTGGTCAAAACGCAAGTATACGTTAAATACTGTGATTGGAAGTGTTTCAGGAGCAGTTACTCCATTCATTGGGTGGACGGCAGTAGCATCTGGAAATCATATGGTTCCAATTCTACTATTTTCAATCCTGTTTATCTGGCAAATGCCACATACATTTGCGATCGCAATGAGAAAATATGAAGAATATAAAGCAGCAGGTGTTGCGATGCTCCCGGTTGTTCGTGGTTTTACCATGACAAAAAGGCAAATCATCGTTTACGTTGCCTGCCTACTACCATTACCGTTTTATTTCATTGAGTTTAGTCTAACATTTGTTATTATCGCAACCATACTAACTCTTGCTTGGCTAGGGTTAAGTATTTACGGATTATTTACAAAAGATGATCAAAAGTATGCTTATATTAGTTTTCTGTACTCAGTAAATTATATAACGATTTTGTTTCTACTATTGGTTATTGTGACATTGCCTGTATTCAGGTAA
- a CDS encoding extracellular solute-binding protein: MIYIKVKKITLIAIIIILTFTQIPTYTKVESSGNQEITKKRVNLTNTTSALQEKYSTYVDDSRKLYSGADILIDNIEGIVTDHKFLDVYDGKQVVRIDQNKEVTIRINAPESAFYNIGLSYIIDDQNVLPTQIEMQLNGQFPFYELRNLVFESKWKSPDVNPQDKYGNEIVPQPIKVIDWQEKYISDASYRSSEPFKIFLDKGENEISLKSTEGNLSFRSIRLSKPTELPNYEKAEVSGDNFIVIQGQDIAYRNDSSIRAGALFSVDLTPYQTDKRVLNYLDNQSFKRPGHLVEYEFEVNEPGFYYFGFDYRQNAKADFPVFVNIFINQGTPFQEFQNYPFHYTSKFRDVTVQDPVTKENIPIFLEAGQHTIGFAISLDHLKPTIESVERLINEIQSMSLEMTNLAGPNVDRHRDINVEEFIPGVTEQLFSWAEEMNELYEDLRVFNPTVNELGAFTSLKIAEKQVRSLANEIDKLLVRKNELATGTNSVTAYLGNLIQDINNNGLAINQFYFYQNQEDIPKRKGFFYKQFAKLERLVKSFGSQDYAVDNINPDHLQVWVNRPRQYIEIIQQLIDEQFTPQTGIKVDLSIMPDQNKLILANAANKAPDVAVGVNYALPFEIAIRGALQDLTEFEDFNEVKTRFPEGLHVPATVKDGIYALPDTMNFWVLFYRKDILDSLSLPVPDTIDQVRTYLPELQRRGMNFFYPTAGMAGLKIFAGTMPIIYQNGGRFYNETIGRTALNESASIEGMRQLTELFTIYNIPYDVPSFYQQFRDGSLPIGISDYFMYNLILNAAPEIANSWDIALMPGIKNANGEVERWSAGGAESNLIFKDSTKRDEAWEFLKWWSSTEVQIAFGNTLQTTYGEEYIWNTANMEAYAGLPWITAHKNVVIEQTEWLTEVPRVPGSYMLEREISNAYNSIILDGQNLRNAIDLASKRINRETLRKLEEFGYIRNGEFIEQYPNPEFTND, translated from the coding sequence TTGATTTACATAAAGGTTAAAAAAATAACATTAATTGCTATTATCATTATTTTAACATTCACACAAATTCCAACGTACACGAAGGTTGAGAGTTCAGGCAATCAAGAGATAACCAAAAAACGTGTAAATCTTACAAATACTACCTCCGCTTTACAAGAAAAATATAGTACATATGTAGATGATAGCAGAAAGTTATATAGTGGTGCAGATATATTGATAGATAATATAGAAGGAATTGTTACGGATCACAAGTTCCTTGATGTATATGATGGAAAACAAGTGGTTCGAATTGACCAAAATAAAGAGGTTACCATTCGGATCAATGCGCCAGAAAGTGCGTTTTACAATATAGGGTTATCTTATATCATTGATGATCAAAACGTGTTACCTACCCAAATCGAAATGCAGTTAAATGGTCAATTTCCTTTTTATGAATTACGAAATTTAGTTTTTGAAAGCAAATGGAAATCTCCTGATGTAAATCCGCAAGATAAGTATGGAAATGAAATCGTACCACAACCAATCAAAGTCATCGATTGGCAGGAAAAATATATTAGTGATGCAAGTTACCGCTCAAGTGAACCATTTAAGATTTTTTTAGATAAAGGTGAAAACGAGATCTCGTTAAAATCAACAGAAGGTAATCTATCGTTCCGATCGATCAGGTTGTCTAAACCTACTGAATTACCAAACTATGAAAAGGCAGAAGTGAGTGGGGATAACTTTATTGTTATTCAAGGTCAAGATATTGCTTACAGAAATGACTCTTCCATCCGTGCTGGCGCCTTATTTAGTGTAGATCTAACCCCTTATCAAACTGATAAACGAGTGTTAAATTACTTAGATAACCAATCATTTAAACGACCTGGACACCTTGTTGAATATGAATTTGAGGTAAATGAGCCAGGGTTCTATTACTTTGGTTTCGATTATCGTCAAAATGCTAAAGCTGACTTCCCAGTCTTCGTTAATATTTTCATTAATCAAGGGACTCCTTTTCAGGAATTTCAGAACTACCCATTTCATTACACTTCGAAGTTTAGGGATGTAACTGTTCAAGATCCTGTTACAAAGGAAAATATCCCTATTTTTCTAGAAGCTGGTCAACATACGATTGGTTTTGCGATCAGCTTAGATCATCTGAAACCAACAATAGAATCAGTAGAACGTCTAATTAATGAAATTCAATCAATGTCATTGGAAATGACAAACTTGGCTGGTCCAAATGTGGATCGACATAGAGATATTAATGTTGAGGAATTTATTCCAGGTGTTACAGAGCAATTGTTTTCATGGGCAGAGGAAATGAACGAACTGTATGAAGATCTAAGAGTTTTTAATCCCACGGTCAATGAACTAGGAGCGTTTACTTCATTAAAAATTGCCGAAAAACAAGTAAGAAGTCTAGCTAATGAAATTGATAAATTATTAGTTAGAAAAAATGAATTGGCTACAGGAACTAACTCTGTTACTGCTTATTTAGGAAATTTAATTCAAGACATCAATAACAATGGTTTGGCAATCAACCAATTCTATTTTTATCAAAATCAAGAAGATATTCCAAAGCGTAAAGGGTTTTTCTACAAGCAATTTGCAAAGCTTGAACGTCTAGTAAAGTCTTTTGGTAGTCAAGACTACGCTGTAGATAACATTAATCCTGATCACCTCCAAGTATGGGTGAATCGTCCAAGGCAGTATATTGAAATTATTCAACAATTAATTGATGAGCAATTTACACCTCAAACAGGAATTAAAGTCGATTTATCAATTATGCCGGATCAAAACAAACTAATTTTAGCCAATGCAGCTAATAAAGCCCCTGATGTAGCAGTGGGGGTTAACTATGCACTCCCGTTTGAAATTGCCATTAGGGGTGCATTGCAAGATCTAACGGAGTTTGAGGATTTCAATGAAGTGAAAACTAGATTTCCAGAAGGCTTACATGTACCAGCGACAGTGAAGGATGGAATTTATGCGTTACCAGATACGATGAATTTCTGGGTGCTTTTTTATCGCAAAGATATTCTGGACTCTCTTTCTCTTCCTGTACCAGATACGATTGATCAAGTAAGGACATACTTACCTGAATTGCAACGAAGAGGAATGAATTTCTTTTATCCAACAGCTGGGATGGCAGGTTTGAAAATATTTGCAGGTACAATGCCTATCATCTATCAAAATGGCGGCCGTTTCTATAATGAGACAATCGGTAGGACTGCTTTAAACGAGAGTGCTTCGATTGAAGGAATGCGACAGTTAACAGAATTGTTTACGATATACAACATTCCGTATGATGTTCCAAGCTTTTATCAGCAATTTAGAGACGGATCTCTCCCGATCGGTATATCAGATTACTTCATGTATAACTTAATTCTTAATGCTGCTCCTGAAATCGCAAACTCTTGGGATATTGCCTTAATGCCGGGGATAAAAAATGCAAATGGGGAAGTTGAGAGATGGTCTGCAGGTGGCGCCGAAAGTAATCTTATATTTAAAGACTCTACCAAAAGAGATGAAGCGTGGGAATTCTTAAAGTGGTGGTCGAGTACAGAAGTGCAAATCGCTTTTGGAAATACTCTACAAACGACCTACGGGGAAGAGTATATTTGGAACACTGCTAATATGGAAGCTTATGCTGGATTGCCTTGGATCACAGCCCACAAAAACGTAGTGATCGAACAAACCGAATGGCTGACAGAGGTTCCTAGGGTTCCAGGAAGTTACATGTTAGAAAGAGAGATTAGTAATGCTTATAACTCTATTATCTTGGATGGTCAAAATTTAAGGAATGCGATTGACTTAGCAAGTAAGCGAATCAACCGTGAAACCTTACGAAAACTCGAAGAATTTGGATATATACGAAATGGAGAATTTATTGAACAATATCCTAATCCGGAATTTACTAATGATTAA
- a CDS encoding carbohydrate ABC transporter permease, producing the protein MQKADHLGEAVVEIKTEPPMLQKHLQKAKRINKTPYLFLLPYLLLFLLFIIIPIVMAIYLSFTNFNTIERPEFIGFLNYLNLLTQDEIFMQYVLPNTVLFALIVGPGGYILAFLLAWSLAQLTRLPRMILALIFYSPSMTSGVAMAVVWTIIFSGNQAGYANSLLMRWGIITEPLIFLQDTRYILLIMIVVALWSSMGVGFLAMLAGVLNVDETLYEAGAIDGIKNRLQELIYITIPSMKPQMLFGAVMAIVNTFATGIIGVQLTGSNPTPNYAGQLIVNHIEDYGFIRFEMGYAAALSVVLLLIIYVFAHISKKLFSET; encoded by the coding sequence ATGCAAAAGGCAGATCATTTGGGCGAAGCGGTAGTTGAAATAAAAACCGAACCGCCAATGCTTCAAAAACATTTGCAAAAAGCCAAAAGGATCAATAAGACTCCGTATCTCTTTTTGCTTCCGTATCTACTATTGTTTTTACTTTTTATCATCATACCAATTGTTATGGCTATCTATCTATCGTTTACAAATTTTAATACGATTGAACGCCCTGAATTTATTGGTTTCTTAAACTATCTGAATCTATTAACTCAAGATGAGATCTTCATGCAATACGTTTTGCCTAATACTGTACTATTTGCTTTAATTGTCGGTCCAGGAGGCTATATCTTAGCCTTCCTCCTGGCCTGGAGTTTGGCGCAACTTACGAGGCTACCTCGAATGATTTTGGCTCTGATCTTTTATTCGCCTTCGATGACTTCGGGTGTGGCCATGGCAGTGGTTTGGACGATCATCTTTAGTGGGAACCAAGCAGGATATGCGAACAGCCTCCTAATGAGGTGGGGAATTATCACGGAGCCACTTATCTTTCTGCAAGATACTAGGTATATTCTGTTAATTATGATCGTCGTAGCCTTGTGGAGTAGTATGGGAGTTGGTTTCTTAGCAATGCTCGCGGGTGTCCTAAATGTGGACGAAACTCTTTATGAAGCTGGCGCAATCGATGGGATAAAAAATAGGCTCCAAGAACTTATTTACATTACCATTCCATCCATGAAGCCACAAATGCTATTTGGTGCAGTTATGGCAATTGTAAATACCTTTGCCACCGGCATCATAGGGGTCCAACTTACTGGGTCTAACCCGACTCCTAACTATGCGGGGCAATTAATTGTAAATCATATTGAAGACTACGGATTTATTCGATTTGAAATGGGATATGCTGCAGCGCTCTCAGTTGTGCTGTTATTGATTATTTATGTATTCGCACACATCTCGAAAAAACTGTTTAGCGA